The proteins below come from a single Mucilaginibacter mali genomic window:
- the ftsZ gene encoding cell division protein FtsZ: protein MQFEMLKEKSSIIKVIGVGGGGGNAVNHMYKQGITGVDFIICNTDAQALELSPIPNKVQLGASLTEGMGAGSIPEVGKNSAIENIDDIKQMLGSNTRMLFITAGMGGGTGTGASPIIAKAARELDILTVGIITTPFSFEGKRRKMQADEGLEELKKYVDSFLVISNDRLRQIFGNLTLGSAFAQADNILTTAAKGIAEIITLPGYINVDFKDVRTVMKDSGVSIMGSCSAEGENRALKAVEGALASPLLKDNEIEGARYILLNISSGINEVTMDEVSIITDYIQEEAGLAADLIWGNCQDDTLGEKLSVTIIATGFQTKDEREKEQSTKRVVSMLVPEEKGAPLVRPVNEFITPVAPPPTAESYSTEPYMKGSEPAKPQTGLFDLFAPSAAVTETPQADNSDVVKHSLVEEEPASAPEPDFGEFTFKVSDSMMEFESFKEEAVAEPEPEPELPPAPVAGADDHKTAESVEEQMRKARERIMRLKDLTMKNRNGNIQELENIPAYKRKEIALQQTPASSESEISRFTLLTDDEGNTEIRRNNSFLHDNVD, encoded by the coding sequence ATGCAGTTTGAAATGTTAAAAGAAAAATCGTCTATCATCAAAGTTATTGGTGTTGGCGGTGGCGGCGGGAACGCGGTAAATCACATGTATAAGCAAGGGATAACAGGGGTGGACTTCATTATCTGTAATACCGACGCGCAGGCTTTGGAACTAAGCCCTATACCAAACAAGGTTCAGTTAGGCGCAAGTTTAACCGAAGGGATGGGTGCAGGCTCTATCCCCGAAGTGGGAAAAAATTCAGCTATCGAAAATATTGATGATATTAAGCAAATGCTGGGTTCAAACACCCGTATGCTGTTCATCACGGCCGGTATGGGCGGTGGTACAGGTACCGGGGCAAGCCCCATTATTGCTAAAGCAGCCCGCGAATTGGATATCCTTACCGTGGGTATCATCACTACGCCGTTCAGCTTTGAAGGCAAACGCCGTAAGATGCAGGCCGATGAAGGTTTGGAAGAACTGAAGAAGTATGTGGATAGCTTCCTGGTGATCAGTAACGACCGCCTGCGCCAGATCTTCGGTAACTTAACCTTAGGTTCGGCATTTGCGCAGGCAGATAATATATTGACCACGGCTGCCAAAGGTATCGCCGAGATCATTACGCTGCCCGGCTATATCAACGTCGACTTTAAAGATGTGCGCACTGTGATGAAAGACAGTGGTGTATCTATCATGGGCAGCTGCTCGGCCGAAGGTGAGAACCGTGCTTTAAAAGCCGTGGAAGGCGCTTTGGCATCTCCGCTGTTAAAGGATAATGAAATTGAAGGTGCACGTTATATCCTGCTGAACATCAGTTCGGGTATTAACGAAGTAACCATGGACGAGGTAAGCATTATTACCGATTATATCCAGGAAGAAGCCGGCTTAGCTGCCGACCTGATCTGGGGTAACTGCCAGGACGATACTTTGGGCGAGAAACTGTCGGTAACGATCATTGCTACTGGTTTCCAAACTAAAGATGAACGCGAGAAAGAGCAAAGCACCAAACGTGTGGTATCTATGCTGGTTCCCGAAGAAAAAGGCGCTCCGCTGGTACGCCCGGTAAATGAGTTTATTACGCCGGTAGCACCGCCGCCAACAGCTGAAAGTTATTCGACCGAGCCATATATGAAGGGCAGCGAGCCTGCTAAACCGCAAACTGGTTTGTTCGACCTGTTCGCGCCATCGGCAGCTGTTACTGAAACGCCACAAGCCGACAACAGCGATGTGGTAAAACATAGCCTGGTAGAAGAAGAACCTGCCAGCGCGCCTGAGCCTGATTTTGGCGAGTTCACTTTTAAGGTATCGGATAGCATGATGGAGTTTGAATCGTTTAAAGAAGAGGCTGTGGCCGAACCTGAACCGGAGCCCGAACTGCCACCAGCACCTGTTGCGGGCGCTGACGATCATAAGACAGCCGAAAGTGTTGAGGAACAAATGCGCAAGGCCCGCGAACGTATTATGCGTTTAAAGGACCTGACCATGAAGAATCGTAACGGCAATATTCAGGAACTGGAAAATATACCTGCCTACAAGCGTAAGGAAATAGCGCTGCAACAAACCCCGGCATCATCTGAAAGCGAAATATCACGCTTTACTTTACTGACCGACGATGAAGGTAACACTGAAATAAGAAGGAACAACTCGTTCCTGCATGATAATGTTGACTAA
- a CDS encoding cell division protein FtsQ/DivIB translates to MFKNKRLWRNILFGFIWLVSLSGLVVLMSFIEVKKSATVCKDVQIIIPGNQFFIDKQEVDNILGLNGTSLKGLRISNINIQALENKLRKNPFVESATVYVDMDGVLMVEISQRQPMLRIVNRYDRDFYVDQHGLKIPLSDNFTAKVLVANGYIDEGFANRVDTLMTPMARNLFKTADFIRRDSLWSAQIAQLYVNEKQEIELIPRVGNQRILLGNADSLEVKFRNLLAFYKQAIPQVGWVAYKAINIKYTNQVIGIKNDNLKHDTAAVNNAVKPDSLLKAAVDTTKKATTTTTSTNKVKN, encoded by the coding sequence ATGTTTAAGAATAAACGGTTGTGGCGGAATATTTTGTTTGGGTTTATCTGGCTGGTAAGCCTGAGCGGACTGGTGGTGCTGATGAGCTTCATCGAGGTGAAAAAATCGGCTACGGTTTGTAAGGATGTGCAGATCATCATCCCCGGCAACCAGTTCTTTATTGATAAGCAGGAGGTAGATAATATCCTGGGGCTGAACGGTACATCGCTGAAAGGTCTGCGGATCTCGAACATCAACATACAGGCATTGGAAAACAAGCTGCGGAAAAACCCATTTGTAGAAAGCGCTACGGTTTATGTAGATATGGACGGGGTGCTGATGGTCGAGATCAGTCAGCGCCAGCCAATGCTGCGCATAGTTAACCGGTACGACCGCGATTTTTACGTCGATCAGCATGGCTTGAAGATCCCGCTGTCGGATAATTTTACGGCAAAGGTGCTGGTAGCAAACGGTTATATCGACGAAGGTTTTGCCAATAGGGTAGATACCCTGATGACGCCTATGGCCCGCAACTTGTTCAAAACGGCCGATTTTATACGCAGGGACTCCTTATGGTCGGCGCAGATCGCGCAGCTATATGTGAACGAGAAACAGGAGATAGAACTGATACCGCGCGTAGGCAACCAGCGCATATTGCTGGGCAATGCCGATTCGCTGGAGGTGAAGTTCCGTAACCTGCTGGCTTTCTACAAGCAGGCCATCCCGCAGGTGGGCTGGGTAGCCTATAAGGCCATCAATATAAAATATACCAACCAGGTTATTGGTATTAAAAACGATAACCTGAAACATGATACAGCGGCGGTAAATAACGCGGTAAAGCCCGATTCGTTACTAAAGGCTGCTGTGGATACAACAAAAAAAGCAACAACTACTACTACGTCTACTAATAAAGTTAAAAATTAA
- the ftsA gene encoding cell division protein FtsA translates to MDKSSTHEKSAPIAVGLDIGTTKICAIVGRRSKNGKIEVLGIGKAESAGVTRGMVSNIDKTVQGIIQAVDIAGTQSNVEIKVVNVGIAGQHIKSLQHRGLITRRALDTEISRKDIEKLVEDMYNLVMSPGEEIIHVLPQEFTVDNEPGIKDPVGMAGVRLEANFHIISGQVTAIKNIVKCVNKASLDSQELILEPLASSESVLSEEEKEAGVVLVDIGGGTTDVAIFHEGIIRHTAVIPFGGNSVTEDIREGCSVMRNIAEQLKLRFGSALADENKENEIVCVPGLRGREPKEISVKNLAYVIQARMEEIVEHIYYEIKSSGYEKKLIAGIVITGGGAQLKHLSQLVEFVTGLDCRIGYPNEHLAKNEVLPKPTYEELQSPMFATGIGLLIKGIQKMEYEMEGQTPTAASMKPEKPKYADERRLGLFGKLLETGKKFIKDDIKDEDFLK, encoded by the coding sequence ATGGACAAAAGCTCAACTCACGAAAAAAGTGCGCCAATTGCGGTAGGATTGGATATTGGTACCACTAAAATTTGCGCTATTGTTGGCCGTCGCAGTAAAAACGGCAAAATAGAAGTATTAGGCATTGGCAAGGCCGAATCGGCAGGGGTTACCCGCGGTATGGTTTCCAATATAGATAAAACCGTACAGGGAATTATCCAGGCAGTTGATATAGCCGGAACCCAGTCGAACGTGGAGATCAAAGTGGTGAACGTGGGTATAGCCGGGCAGCATATTAAAAGCCTGCAGCACCGCGGCCTCATTACCCGCCGCGCGCTGGATACCGAGATCAGCCGTAAGGATATCGAAAAACTGGTAGAGGATATGTACAACCTGGTGATGTCGCCGGGCGAGGAGATCATCCATGTGCTGCCGCAAGAGTTTACGGTGGATAACGAACCGGGTATTAAAGACCCTGTTGGTATGGCCGGCGTACGTTTGGAAGCAAACTTCCACATCATATCTGGCCAGGTAACCGCTATCAAGAATATCGTTAAATGCGTTAACAAGGCCAGCCTGGATAGCCAGGAACTGATCCTTGAGCCGCTGGCCTCGTCAGAATCGGTACTGAGCGAAGAGGAAAAGGAAGCGGGTGTGGTGCTGGTGGATATTGGTGGTGGTACTACCGACGTGGCCATTTTCCACGAGGGTATCATCCGTCATACAGCGGTTATCCCATTTGGCGGTAACAGCGTTACCGAAGATATCCGCGAGGGGTGTTCGGTAATGCGCAACATCGCCGAGCAGTTGAAACTGCGCTTTGGTTCGGCACTGGCTGACGAGAACAAAGAGAACGAAATTGTTTGCGTGCCCGGATTGCGTGGCCGCGAACCAAAGGAAATATCGGTGAAAAACCTGGCCTATGTAATCCAGGCCCGCATGGAGGAGATCGTGGAGCATATTTACTACGAGATCAAATCATCAGGCTACGAGAAGAAGCTGATAGCAGGTATTGTGATCACCGGTGGCGGCGCGCAATTGAAGCACCTGTCGCAACTGGTGGAGTTTGTTACCGGGCTGGATTGCCGTATTGGTTACCCTAACGAGCACCTGGCCAAGAACGAGGTGTTGCCAAAGCCTACCTACGAGGAATTGCAAAGCCCGATGTTCGCAACCGGTATAGGCTTGCTGATAAAAGGCATCCAGAAGATGGAGTACGAAATGGAGGGGCAAACTCCAACGGCGGCATCCATGAAGCCTGAAAAACCGAAATATGCCGACGAAAGGCGACTGGGTTTATTCGGTAAATTGCTGGAAACCGGGAAGAAATTCATTAAGGACGACATCAAGGATGAGGACTTTTTGAAATAG